A stretch of the Tannerella serpentiformis genome encodes the following:
- a CDS encoding ATP-binding protein, which translates to MDRMTTIERRRRTTTERAWLGVLWCLIVGAVATGCQRGGERRQEPTAAERAARRDSLEALFNARRWTSVDSLPVALREARASGDSVAVAVACRAAAMALQNKQRFAEAAQVVQTGIEALHDTPDTILEAALQNTAATGYRRMGALFEASDRLYDALHRVETFSGADSPEGKRMRAFLYNNLGNVYKYLNDGDEAEIFFRRAIVLDEELGNNNGVAMNYSTLGSIYEYRKQNDSALVFYNRALERNIRGGSATGIAICHNHIGQLLMKRGEMDSALVHHRAAYRVLQGEGEVWNRQRAALSMAWIYLQKNDLEAARRLLDETEVVALRAHSFGHLEETYYCQAEYYRRRGDYRAASDRQACCLDCRDSMARQRDEREVVQNRIRYEREKNDAEVFRLHRRNEAVEANRQLILFSSVLIGSVLIVLLVLAVLLIRLQRRRNRELHEMNATKDKFFSIISHDLKNPALAQRNALQALVNDAAELDAESLSHYYAMLLKSADAQVELLYNLLDWARVQTGRIPFTPVTFSLSRVVEDEVSLMHMPIESKSIRLTVDVSDDLCANADRNMVATVLRNLLTNAIKFSHPEGRIAISARQDGAWITVSVADDGVGMSADKLRTLFDAGREQSTRGTRGETGSGLGLVVCKHFVERNGGRLTAHSEESRGTTFHFTLKAK; encoded by the coding sequence ATGGATAGAATGACCACCATCGAACGTAGACGAAGAACGACGACGGAGCGTGCGTGGCTCGGTGTGCTATGGTGCCTGATCGTGGGTGCCGTGGCCACGGGCTGCCAACGCGGCGGGGAGCGTCGGCAGGAACCGACGGCCGCGGAACGGGCGGCACGGCGAGACTCGCTCGAGGCGCTATTCAATGCGCGTCGCTGGACCTCGGTCGATTCGCTTCCGGTGGCCCTTCGCGAAGCACGTGCCTCGGGTGACAGTGTGGCGGTAGCCGTGGCTTGTCGGGCGGCCGCGATGGCGTTGCAGAACAAGCAGCGGTTTGCCGAGGCGGCGCAGGTGGTGCAGACGGGGATTGAGGCGCTGCATGACACGCCCGACACGATCCTCGAGGCTGCGCTGCAAAACACGGCAGCCACGGGCTATCGACGCATGGGCGCCCTCTTCGAGGCTTCCGACCGACTCTACGATGCGCTGCACCGTGTGGAGACCTTCTCTGGCGCCGACTCGCCCGAGGGCAAACGTATGCGTGCCTTCCTTTACAACAACCTCGGCAACGTCTATAAATACCTCAATGACGGCGACGAGGCCGAGATCTTCTTCCGCCGCGCCATCGTACTGGACGAGGAGCTGGGCAACAACAATGGCGTGGCCATGAACTACTCCACGCTGGGTAGTATCTACGAGTACCGCAAGCAGAACGACTCCGCCTTGGTCTTCTACAATCGCGCCCTGGAGCGCAACATCCGCGGCGGATCGGCCACGGGCATAGCTATCTGTCACAATCACATCGGACAGCTGCTCATGAAACGCGGCGAAATGGACTCTGCGCTCGTCCACCACCGCGCCGCCTACCGAGTTCTTCAGGGCGAAGGTGAGGTGTGGAATCGGCAGCGGGCTGCCCTATCGATGGCTTGGATTTACCTACAGAAGAACGACCTCGAGGCGGCGCGTCGGCTGCTCGACGAGACGGAGGTCGTGGCCCTCCGCGCGCATTCCTTCGGCCATTTGGAGGAAACGTATTACTGTCAGGCCGAGTATTACCGTCGGCGGGGTGACTATCGCGCGGCTTCCGATCGGCAGGCGTGTTGCTTAGATTGTCGAGACAGCATGGCTCGACAGCGCGACGAGCGAGAGGTGGTCCAAAATCGCATCCGCTACGAACGCGAGAAGAACGACGCGGAGGTCTTCCGCCTGCACCGTCGCAACGAGGCCGTGGAGGCCAATCGGCAGCTCATCCTCTTCTCGTCCGTCCTGATCGGGTCGGTGCTCATCGTCCTGCTCGTGTTGGCCGTGTTGCTGATCCGCCTGCAACGTCGGCGCAACCGCGAACTGCACGAGATGAATGCGACGAAAGACAAGTTCTTCTCCATCATCTCGCACGACCTCAAGAACCCCGCCTTGGCCCAACGCAACGCCCTGCAAGCGCTCGTGAACGACGCTGCAGAGCTGGACGCCGAATCGCTCTCGCATTACTACGCCATGCTCCTCAAGTCCGCCGACGCACAGGTGGAGCTGCTCTACAACCTCCTCGACTGGGCGCGTGTGCAGACGGGCCGCATTCCCTTTACCCCGGTTACGTTTTCGCTCAGCCGTGTAGTCGAGGACGAGGTTTCGCTCATGCATATGCCCATCGAATCGAAGTCCATCCGCCTCACCGTCGACGTCTCGGACGATCTCTGCGCCAACGCCGATCGCAACATGGTCGCCACCGTCCTGCGCAACCTGCTCACGAACGCCATCAAATTCAGTCACCCGGAGGGCCGCATCGCCATCTCCGCGCGGCAAGACGGCGCATGGATCACCGTCTCCGTCGCTGACGACGGCGTGGGCATGTCGGCCGACAAGCTGCGCACCCTCTTCGACGCTGGCCGCGAGCAGTCCACGCGCGGCACCCGGGGCGAGACCGGCAGCGGCCTCGGACTCGTCGTCTGCAAACACTTCGTGGAGCGCAACGGCGGCCGCCTCACTGCCCACAGCGAAGAGTCGCGTGGCACCACTTTCCACTTCACCCTCAAAGCCAAGTGA
- a CDS encoding TonB-dependent receptor encodes MVNILNTIRLGRGVRLFGLAFILLLSFVSLFAQQDGTGVCQGGVTDAETHRALEGVLVRDASGYHGAVTDAEGRYSVALPAGRFKLTFSCLGYTSQTLTVTVGRAGTTQLDVALRPDDSQLSEVVVTSKSAAQRLREAPSAVTVVDASALRYHMATLNEVLDKTAGVHVARQGGMGSMARILVQGLDGKRIGVFVNGVPMGSSEEFSLGSIPPDMVQEVEIYKGIVPAYLGGDGLGGAVNIILKDFQNDHLEAAYGIGSYHTHTANFQAKKYLPAAGLAVRAGGSFDYSKNDYTFNSPFELGRIIRRDHDAYRRIAAEVGVAFTHLPLDHAELSVGYENLYDEIQGGLMNVQNNIRHAFSRYNSLNISQALSKRLADGRFSILLNASQGLAVANQVDTSHYSYDFLGNRFLSASVQGEVGSLPNDSRDRYTNLQERLNANYRFNEVHALNANITHRYNRKLPKDDLADSYSRFPTGGYPSQLHAIVAGLTYELHLAGGRWVNEAGIKLFYYQSEVMPSPERVVLQEKLTAAKNAQAAPGWSEAIAWHPSEALTVKASVQSLRRMPTADEMFGNGVLIYPSYMLRPEQSLNMNLGVGWIVRSGRYPHARIEVNAFYMHLTDMIKMMYGTMYMAYENIGRARITGVEGSVDAGLFPWLDVRGNVSWQDARDTRRDAVGGGSNFHYNYRIPNTPYFFGNCDINLHADHLLGRRSHSALTLGFEFTHRFNYNWEAPGDRSSMEIPSKYEVNVGLHHAFTPQWQLGLEVRNLFDRENWGEYRYPLEKRTLHFKVKYTLNKLNTIKE; translated from the coding sequence ATGGTAAACATCCTAAACACAATCCGCCTCGGTCGAGGCGTCCGCCTGTTTGGACTGGCCTTCATCCTCCTACTGTCGTTCGTCTCTCTGTTTGCGCAACAGGACGGCACGGGCGTCTGTCAGGGCGGCGTCACTGACGCGGAGACACACAGGGCGCTCGAGGGCGTATTGGTGCGCGATGCCAGCGGCTATCATGGCGCCGTGACCGATGCCGAGGGGCGTTATAGCGTTGCGCTACCGGCCGGACGATTCAAGCTGACCTTTTCTTGCTTGGGCTACACCTCGCAAACACTGACGGTAACGGTCGGTCGAGCAGGCACAACGCAACTCGACGTGGCGCTGCGACCGGACGACAGTCAGCTGTCCGAAGTCGTCGTGACCAGCAAGAGCGCGGCGCAGCGCCTGCGTGAAGCTCCGTCGGCCGTGACCGTGGTCGATGCCTCGGCCCTGCGCTATCATATGGCAACGCTCAACGAGGTGCTCGACAAGACGGCCGGCGTGCACGTAGCGCGACAGGGCGGCATGGGCAGCATGGCGCGTATCCTGGTGCAGGGCCTCGACGGTAAGCGCATCGGCGTCTTCGTCAACGGTGTACCCATGGGGAGTTCGGAGGAGTTTTCACTCGGATCCATCCCGCCCGACATGGTGCAGGAGGTGGAGATCTACAAAGGCATCGTGCCGGCTTACTTGGGGGGCGACGGACTGGGTGGGGCGGTAAACATCATCCTCAAGGACTTCCAAAACGATCACCTCGAGGCCGCGTATGGCATCGGGTCCTACCACACGCACACGGCCAACTTCCAAGCCAAGAAATACCTGCCCGCGGCCGGTCTGGCTGTCCGCGCGGGCGGCTCATTCGACTACTCCAAAAACGACTATACCTTCAATTCCCCCTTCGAACTTGGGCGCATCATCCGCCGCGATCACGACGCCTATCGGCGCATAGCCGCTGAGGTGGGCGTCGCTTTTACCCACCTGCCGCTCGACCACGCAGAGCTGTCCGTAGGCTACGAAAACCTCTACGACGAGATCCAAGGCGGGCTGATGAACGTGCAGAACAATATCCGGCACGCCTTCTCGCGCTACAATTCCCTCAACATCTCCCAAGCGCTGTCCAAGCGACTCGCCGACGGCCGATTCTCGATCCTACTCAACGCTTCGCAGGGCTTGGCTGTGGCCAATCAGGTGGACACCTCGCATTACAGCTACGACTTCCTCGGCAATCGCTTTCTCAGCGCCTCTGTGCAAGGCGAGGTGGGTTCGCTGCCGAACGATTCCCGCGATCGATACACGAACCTACAGGAGCGACTCAACGCCAACTATCGTTTCAACGAAGTCCACGCCCTGAACGCCAACATCACCCACCGATACAACCGCAAACTACCCAAGGACGACTTGGCCGACAGCTATTCGCGCTTCCCCACCGGCGGCTACCCGAGTCAGTTACATGCAATCGTGGCCGGCCTGACGTACGAGTTGCATCTGGCCGGTGGACGCTGGGTCAATGAGGCGGGGATTAAGCTGTTCTATTACCAATCGGAGGTCATGCCGTCGCCTGAGCGAGTGGTGCTACAAGAAAAATTGACGGCCGCCAAGAATGCTCAGGCGGCACCGGGATGGAGTGAGGCCATCGCCTGGCACCCCAGCGAAGCACTGACCGTGAAAGCCTCCGTGCAATCGCTGCGCAGAATGCCCACAGCCGACGAGATGTTTGGCAACGGTGTGCTGATCTATCCCTCCTATATGCTCCGCCCCGAACAGAGCCTGAACATGAACCTCGGGGTCGGATGGATCGTCCGTTCCGGGCGCTATCCGCACGCCCGCATCGAGGTCAATGCTTTCTACATGCATCTCACGGACATGATCAAAATGATGTACGGCACCATGTATATGGCTTACGAAAACATTGGCCGAGCGCGTATCACGGGCGTGGAGGGCAGCGTGGATGCCGGCCTCTTCCCGTGGCTCGACGTGAGGGGCAACGTGTCCTGGCAAGATGCACGCGATACGCGCCGCGACGCCGTCGGTGGCGGGTCTAACTTCCACTACAACTACCGCATCCCCAACACGCCCTACTTCTTCGGCAACTGCGACATCAACCTGCACGCCGACCACCTGCTGGGCCGCAGATCGCATTCGGCCCTGACCCTCGGCTTTGAGTTCACGCACCGATTCAATTACAACTGGGAGGCTCCCGGCGATCGCAGCTCGATGGAGATCCCTTCGAAATACGAAGTGAACGTGGGCCTGCACCACGCCTTCACTCCTCAGTGGCAGCTCGGCCTGGAGGTGCGCAACCTCTTCGACCGCGAGAACTGGGGCGAATACCGTTACCCCTTAGAGAAGCGCACCCTGCACTTCAAAGTCAAATACACGCTTAACAAACTTAATACGATCAAGGAATGA
- a CDS encoding YncE family protein, with amino-acid sequence MKKSNLYGLLPTVAAALALMLSTSCGENDTPTPKPDPKPGPNPMPEEAVHHYAFAANVDNAFYITTFEDFKEGLKTDFKGAIKLASGHLFIEKFGDYVYMQSGSMYGQQGEQTLYKYALSKTGRLSEKPVAQLAFPGSPNVVEIIFASETKAYAVTTGSRGQLIVINPSTMTVVKEIDLSAYAEGDNDPDGGNGIVRDGKLFLPLNQAKSMQEILPTAAQIAVIDVATDRVEKVIKDERATSLGMVGHTCPVTDEAGNIYFYTGPRSAMMAQFMPGKGYKDGLLRIKKGETDFDKDFYMSLQTTNGGEVGSYGLYMAYGGNGKIYLMLYKPSLVTEKDDPNMTKNRSFVPYEVDVRAKTGRVLPMPATVAWTSSAIIRVGNAIYFGEQTSEGIGFYRYDMTTGKGSNKPTVETPSGAYKVIAL; translated from the coding sequence ATGAAAAAGAGCAATTTGTACGGCCTACTGCCCACCGTGGCGGCAGCCTTGGCCCTGATGTTATCCACATCATGCGGCGAGAACGACACCCCAACGCCAAAGCCCGATCCCAAGCCCGGACCGAACCCTATGCCGGAGGAGGCGGTGCACCATTACGCCTTCGCGGCAAACGTGGACAATGCGTTTTACATCACCACCTTCGAAGACTTCAAGGAGGGCCTGAAGACCGACTTCAAAGGTGCCATCAAGCTGGCGTCCGGGCACCTCTTCATAGAGAAGTTTGGCGACTACGTCTACATGCAGTCCGGCTCCATGTATGGACAGCAGGGCGAGCAGACGCTCTATAAGTACGCCCTGAGCAAGACGGGCCGCCTCTCGGAAAAACCCGTGGCACAGCTGGCCTTCCCCGGATCGCCCAACGTGGTGGAGATCATCTTCGCCAGCGAAACGAAGGCTTACGCCGTGACCACCGGTAGCCGCGGACAGCTCATCGTCATCAACCCCTCCACCATGACGGTCGTCAAGGAGATCGACCTCTCCGCGTACGCCGAGGGCGACAACGACCCGGACGGTGGCAATGGCATTGTGCGCGACGGCAAACTGTTCCTCCCCCTCAACCAAGCCAAATCGATGCAGGAGATCCTGCCCACAGCGGCGCAAATAGCCGTCATCGACGTGGCCACGGACCGCGTGGAGAAGGTGATCAAGGACGAGCGCGCTACGAGCCTCGGCATGGTGGGCCACACCTGCCCCGTGACGGACGAGGCGGGCAACATCTACTTCTACACCGGCCCCCGGTCAGCCATGATGGCGCAGTTCATGCCCGGAAAGGGTTACAAGGACGGCCTGCTGCGTATCAAGAAGGGTGAGACCGACTTCGACAAGGATTTCTACATGAGCCTGCAAACCACTAACGGCGGCGAAGTGGGGTCGTACGGCTTGTATATGGCCTACGGCGGCAACGGCAAGATCTACCTCATGCTCTACAAGCCGAGCCTCGTGACCGAGAAGGACGATCCGAACATGACCAAGAACCGCAGCTTCGTGCCCTACGAGGTGGACGTGCGCGCCAAGACGGGCCGCGTGCTGCCCATGCCCGCCACCGTGGCTTGGACCTCCAGCGCCATCATCCGCGTAGGCAACGCCATCTACTTTGGCGAGCAGACCAGCGAGGGCATCGGCTTCTATCGCTACGACATGACCACCGGCAAAGGCAGCAACAAACCCACCGTAGAGACCCCCTCGGGCGCTTACAAGGTGATCGCACTCTAA
- a CDS encoding PhoH family protein, producing MKKNFVLDTNVILHDYSCIDHFEDNDIYLPITVLEELDRFKKGSEQIHYNARAFVRRLDELTSNELHLRGASLGPGRGMLYVVVGDHYQRRVANSFPERIPDHRILSAAVTVAERHPDMLTILVTKDINMRMKARALGIPVEDYFTDKVTDFVPFSENETVYEGIDPELIDRLYATPEGVEADLFGLPKRPEPNACFILKSHRNSVPARYVPFTERFHRVDKGAAVGLGIRPRNVEQSFAFEVLNDPEVKLVGITGRAGTGKTLLALASALRQMDDYKQILLARPIVALANKDIGYLPGSGKDKVAPYMQPLFDNLNVIRAQLAPGSKELRRLDELQKSDRLVIEALAFIRGRSLSETFCIVDEAQNLTPHEIKTIITRTGEGTKMVFTGDIEQIDSPYLDAQSNGLAYMIDKMRGERLFAHVNLVKGERSALAELASERL from the coding sequence ATGAAAAAGAACTTCGTCTTAGACACCAACGTCATCCTGCACGACTACAGTTGCATCGACCATTTCGAGGACAACGACATCTATCTGCCCATCACCGTGCTCGAGGAGCTGGACCGATTCAAGAAGGGCAGCGAACAGATCCATTACAACGCCCGCGCCTTCGTCCGTCGGCTCGACGAACTGACCTCCAACGAGCTGCACCTGCGCGGCGCATCGCTCGGCCCGGGACGCGGCATGCTCTACGTCGTCGTGGGCGACCATTACCAGAGGCGCGTGGCCAACTCCTTCCCCGAGCGTATCCCCGACCACCGCATCCTCTCCGCAGCCGTGACCGTGGCCGAGCGACATCCGGACATGCTCACCATCCTCGTCACCAAAGACATCAACATGCGTATGAAGGCCCGCGCACTGGGCATTCCGGTCGAGGATTATTTCACGGACAAGGTGACGGATTTCGTGCCCTTCAGTGAAAATGAGACCGTCTACGAGGGCATCGACCCGGAGCTTATCGACCGCCTCTACGCCACGCCCGAAGGTGTCGAGGCCGACCTTTTCGGGCTACCCAAACGCCCCGAACCGAACGCCTGCTTCATTCTCAAAAGCCACCGAAACTCTGTGCCCGCGCGCTATGTGCCCTTCACCGAGCGCTTCCACCGTGTGGACAAGGGCGCGGCCGTGGGCCTTGGCATCCGGCCCCGCAACGTGGAGCAGAGCTTCGCTTTCGAGGTGCTCAACGACCCGGAGGTGAAGCTCGTCGGTATCACCGGTCGCGCAGGCACGGGCAAGACGCTTCTGGCGCTGGCTTCGGCTCTCCGACAGATGGACGACTATAAGCAGATCCTCCTGGCGCGGCCCATCGTGGCGCTGGCCAACAAAGACATTGGCTACCTGCCCGGGTCGGGCAAAGACAAGGTGGCGCCTTACATGCAGCCGCTCTTCGACAACCTTAACGTGATCCGTGCCCAACTCGCCCCCGGGTCGAAGGAGCTGCGCCGGCTGGATGAGCTCCAGAAGAGCGACCGGCTCGTGATCGAGGCGCTGGCCTTCATCCGCGGACGGAGTCTCTCGGAGACCTTCTGCATCGTCGACGAGGCGCAAAACCTGACGCCGCACGAGATCAAGACCATCATCACCCGCACCGGCGAGGGCACCAAAATGGTCTTCACCGGCGACATCGAGCAGATTGACTCGCCCTACCTCGACGCCCAGAGCAACGGTCTGGCTTACATGATCGATAAAATGCGTGGCGAGCGACTCTTTGCGCACGTGAATCTGGTCAAAGGCGAGCGTAGCGCCCTGGCCGAACTGGCTTCGGAGCGCCTCTGA
- a CDS encoding cation diffusion facilitator family transporter, with translation MAEITPNTPCGEPTDSARERALVGIIAAGAAVNLLLLLFKFAAGVGGHSGAMMADAVHSLSDFATDLIVFLCLRLSARPWDKDYDYGHGKYETLATSIIGIVLLFVGIGIFWEGAAKIHAVLFLGYELEAPGHIALIAALVSVVVKELLYRVTLSAGRRRNSSTIIANAWHHRSDALSSVGTALGISGAIFLGHGWTVLDPIAAVVVSILIVRVAIKLTVPAVNDLLEKSLPEEVERDILTTILEDHRISNPHHLQTRRIGNDYAIDVHIRVDGHMTVAEAHEIMCHAERRLRQKYGPGTQITLHAEPVK, from the coding sequence ATGGCTGAGATCACCCCAAACACCCCCTGCGGCGAGCCGACAGACAGCGCACGTGAACGGGCACTCGTCGGCATCATCGCCGCTGGGGCGGCGGTCAATCTGCTGCTACTCCTCTTCAAATTCGCCGCCGGTGTAGGCGGGCATAGTGGCGCCATGATGGCCGACGCGGTGCATTCGCTCTCGGACTTCGCCACGGACCTCATCGTCTTCCTCTGCCTCCGTCTCTCGGCCCGCCCCTGGGACAAGGATTACGACTACGGCCACGGCAAGTATGAGACCCTGGCCACGTCCATCATCGGCATCGTGCTGCTCTTCGTCGGTATCGGCATCTTCTGGGAGGGGGCGGCTAAGATCCACGCCGTCCTTTTCCTCGGCTACGAGCTCGAAGCGCCGGGCCACATCGCACTCATCGCTGCCCTCGTCTCGGTCGTGGTCAAGGAACTGCTCTATCGTGTCACGCTCTCCGCCGGCCGACGGCGCAATAGCTCAACGATCATCGCCAACGCTTGGCATCATCGCTCAGACGCCCTCTCGTCCGTCGGCACAGCGTTAGGCATCAGCGGCGCCATCTTCCTCGGACACGGCTGGACGGTGCTCGACCCCATTGCGGCCGTCGTCGTCAGCATCCTCATCGTGCGTGTGGCCATCAAGCTGACCGTCCCCGCCGTGAACGACCTCCTGGAGAAGTCCCTGCCCGAGGAGGTAGAGCGCGACATCCTCACCACGATCCTCGAGGACCATCGCATCAGCAATCCGCACCATCTACAGACACGCCGCATCGGCAACGACTATGCGATCGACGTGCACATCCGCGTAGACGGCCACATGACAGTCGCCGAGGCGCACGAGATCATGTGTCACGCAGAGCGCCGCCTGCGCCAGAAGTACGGCCCCGGCACACAGATCACACTGCACGCCGAGCCGGTGAAATGA
- a CDS encoding response regulator transcription factor produces the protein MMKLLLVEDDATLRYMIRNSLEVVIGGYEMAEAANGAEGLELWKTFRPDIIVADVEMPVMDGYEMVAKIRETDRLQPIVFASGMEDPSHVMRGYEVGVNNYIKKPYLPEELDAHVRALLRNINLGGRMENNTETYPIGRWKFNAEKASLSDTEGKSVSLTLLESQILRLLCRSMGETVGRDTILETLWPDVDYFYASRRLDVFITKLRKLLSADPAITISTIRGVGLRLDVEN, from the coding sequence ATGATGAAGTTGCTATTGGTAGAAGACGATGCCACGCTGCGCTATATGATTCGCAACAGCTTGGAGGTTGTGATCGGCGGATATGAGATGGCCGAAGCCGCCAACGGTGCGGAAGGATTGGAACTGTGGAAGACGTTCCGGCCAGATATCATCGTGGCCGACGTGGAGATGCCTGTTATGGATGGCTACGAGATGGTGGCCAAGATCCGGGAGACGGATCGCCTGCAGCCCATCGTGTTTGCCTCCGGTATGGAGGATCCGTCGCATGTGATGCGGGGCTATGAGGTGGGTGTGAACAACTACATCAAGAAGCCCTACCTGCCCGAGGAGTTGGACGCACACGTCCGGGCGCTGCTTCGGAATATCAATCTGGGCGGGCGGATGGAGAACAACACGGAAACGTATCCTATCGGCCGATGGAAGTTCAACGCCGAGAAGGCGTCGCTCAGCGATACGGAGGGGAAAAGCGTCTCTCTGACGCTTTTGGAATCGCAGATCCTCCGCCTGCTTTGCCGCAGCATGGGAGAGACAGTCGGTCGAGATACGATCTTGGAGACTTTGTGGCCCGACGTGGATTATTTCTACGCCTCTCGTCGCTTGGATGTCTTTATCACGAAGCTGCGTAAGCTGCTTTCTGCCGATCCCGCAATCACCATCTCCACCATAAGGGGAGTGGGGCTGCGGTTAGACGTGGAGAACTAA
- a CDS encoding sensor histidine kinase, with protein MKIQRVKIVTFSSLFILLCLQVVWSVYTYKEQHAKLEKVSYTTFLSAIFKEVIERIDAIFPAGVEVEAGAVRDDGTGDYVYFQDTLIKRNVPISLTRLDSFYRAGLSAEDIHARTVINRINPRTGEVLESTDSTFRGSWGSITTYPQYLRRDSTEAVVAVVVSPVQDVLRRVWLLYLSSIVLIGFAAWGLYYQVKIIFDQNRLSELRETFSRTMVHDMKTPISSIITGIRMLRGGQFDSLPEKKQEVFDLVERENQHLLSLVNKVLTIAKMESGKLVLNRKQIALKPMVDELMEKYPLRSKKTVTFSVDVPDDAVVYADPSHLTECLSNLVENAEKYSGQTVHIAIAYAHDEAQASIRVSDNGVGIPQSEQARIFEKFERASRANKRSTTGTGATGFGLGLNYVQLMMKEHGGSVTVSSEPGRGSTFTLTFPVPSET; from the coding sequence ATGAAGATTCAACGCGTCAAAATCGTCACGTTTTCATCGCTATTTATCCTGCTCTGCTTGCAGGTGGTGTGGTCCGTCTATACGTATAAGGAGCAGCATGCGAAGCTGGAGAAGGTGAGCTATACGACTTTTTTGAGTGCTATTTTCAAGGAGGTCATAGAAAGAATCGATGCCATTTTCCCCGCAGGAGTTGAGGTTGAAGCAGGCGCGGTTCGAGATGATGGTACAGGGGACTACGTGTATTTTCAAGACACACTTATCAAGCGCAACGTCCCGATTTCCCTGACTAGGCTCGATTCTTTCTATCGCGCCGGCCTCTCCGCTGAAGACATCCATGCGCGCACCGTCATCAACCGTATCAACCCCCGGACGGGCGAGGTGTTGGAAAGCACGGACTCCACCTTCCGCGGGTCGTGGGGCTCGATCACCACGTATCCCCAATACCTCCGCCGCGACAGCACCGAGGCCGTGGTAGCCGTGGTCGTCTCACCTGTTCAGGATGTGCTTCGGAGGGTATGGCTGCTTTATCTCAGTTCGATTGTGTTGATCGGCTTTGCTGCCTGGGGGTTGTATTATCAGGTGAAGATCATCTTCGATCAGAACCGTCTGTCGGAGCTTAGGGAAACTTTCTCCCGCACGATGGTGCATGACATGAAGACGCCCATTTCGTCCATTATAACCGGGATAAGGATGCTGAGGGGTGGACAGTTCGACAGCCTTCCGGAGAAGAAGCAAGAGGTATTCGATCTGGTCGAGCGCGAGAATCAGCACCTGCTTTCGCTCGTGAATAAGGTGCTGACCATTGCCAAGATGGAGAGTGGAAAACTTGTGCTTAATCGTAAGCAGATCGCCCTTAAGCCGATGGTAGATGAGTTGATGGAGAAATACCCGTTGCGGTCGAAAAAAACAGTCACGTTCAGCGTCGATGTCCCTGACGATGCCGTCGTCTATGCCGATCCGTCACATCTCACAGAGTGTTTAAGCAACCTCGTCGAGAACGCCGAGAAATACTCCGGCCAGACGGTACATATCGCCATTGCTTATGCCCACGATGAGGCTCAGGCGAGCATTCGAGTGTCGGACAATGGCGTGGGTATTCCGCAGAGTGAGCAGGCGCGGATCTTCGAGAAGTTTGAACGTGCATCCAGGGCCAATAAACGGTCGACGACTGGTACTGGGGCTACGGGATTTGGGTTGGGGCTGAATTATGTACAGCTCATGATGAAGGAACACGGCGGGAGTGTGACGGTGTCGAGTGAACCCGGTCGCGGCAGTACGTTTACCCTGACCTTTCCCGTTCCGTCGGAGACATAA
- a CDS encoding 5-formyltetrahydrofolate cyclo-ligase, which produces MTINEQKQALRKQVAALKRAHTPEALEALSAEALARLETLDAFQSAACVALYHALPGEVQTAEFLGRWYGRKQLLLPIVQGDDLVLRPYAGPDSLHKGAYDIWEPSVDASASDVPRTDLIIVPGIAFDRQLNRLGRGRGYYDRLLSDLTLPCIGLAFAFQLFDHIPVDAHDRRMTAVVTDTEVIRG; this is translated from the coding sequence ATGACGATCAACGAACAGAAACAAGCGCTGCGCAAGCAGGTGGCAGCGCTCAAGCGAGCCCACACCCCGGAGGCCCTCGAGGCGCTCTCTGCCGAGGCGCTCGCCCGATTAGAGACCCTCGACGCCTTTCAATCCGCCGCCTGCGTGGCGCTCTACCACGCGCTGCCGGGCGAGGTGCAGACGGCCGAGTTCCTCGGGCGATGGTACGGCCGTAAGCAACTCCTGCTGCCCATCGTGCAGGGCGACGACCTCGTGCTCCGCCCCTATGCGGGGCCGGACAGCCTGCACAAAGGCGCCTACGACATCTGGGAACCGTCCGTCGACGCCTCCGCCTCCGACGTGCCACGGACCGACCTCATCATCGTGCCCGGCATCGCCTTCGACCGCCAGCTGAACCGCCTCGGTCGCGGCCGCGGATACTACGACCGCCTGCTCTCTGACCTCACCCTGCCCTGCATCGGGCTAGCCTTCGCCTTTCAGCTCTTCGACCACATCCCCGTCGACGCCCACGACCGCCGCATGACCGCCGTCGTCACCGACACGGAAGTGATCAGGGGGTAA